One window from the genome of Acidimicrobiia bacterium encodes:
- a CDS encoding hemolysin family protein — MGARAGSIVAIVVLFGASAVLAMSETAFTKASRIKLATLADHGDRRAARVLGLLDQQERTLNSVLLLLLGCQMVSATLLGSVLEPTFGTAGLFIGSALEITVFFTFAEVAPKTYAVTHPERAASQMSGLLSFVTHFAPLRVLTRGFIGIANVILPGRGLAKGPFITENEILTMADVAANEEEIETEERELIHSIFEFGDTVAREVMLPRPDMVAVEADATVDEAVNTMISAGYSRTPAYEKSTDNIIGLVYLKDLVGLQTEGQGSEPVRGAVREAVYVPESKRVAELLREMQQQKFHMAIVVDEYGGTAGLVTLEDLLEEIVGEITDEYDVEEPQVEHLPDGSLRCPGRTPIDDVNEELDAHLPDDEWDTVGGLVFNTLGHVPEEGECVLVDGLEFCAERVQGRRIVSVLVHRVRASDAVPESQPS, encoded by the coding sequence GTGGGTGCGCGCGCGGGATCCATTGTCGCGATCGTGGTGCTGTTCGGCGCGTCGGCCGTGCTCGCGATGTCGGAGACCGCGTTCACGAAGGCGAGCCGCATCAAGCTCGCGACGCTCGCCGACCACGGTGACCGGCGCGCCGCGCGCGTCCTCGGTCTGCTCGACCAGCAGGAGCGCACGCTCAACTCGGTGCTGCTGTTGTTGCTCGGATGCCAGATGGTGTCGGCGACGCTGCTCGGCTCGGTGCTCGAGCCCACGTTCGGCACCGCCGGCCTGTTCATCGGCAGCGCGCTCGAGATCACGGTGTTCTTCACGTTCGCGGAGGTCGCGCCCAAGACCTATGCGGTGACCCATCCCGAGCGCGCGGCGTCGCAGATGTCGGGCCTGTTGTCGTTCGTCACGCATTTCGCGCCGCTGCGCGTGCTGACGCGCGGCTTCATCGGCATCGCCAACGTCATCCTGCCGGGGCGTGGCCTCGCGAAGGGTCCGTTCATCACCGAGAACGAGATCCTCACGATGGCCGACGTCGCGGCCAACGAGGAGGAGATCGAGACCGAAGAGCGTGAGCTCATCCACTCGATCTTCGAGTTCGGCGACACGGTCGCGCGCGAGGTGATGCTGCCCCGGCCCGACATGGTCGCAGTCGAAGCCGACGCGACCGTCGACGAAGCCGTGAACACGATGATCTCGGCCGGTTACTCGCGCACGCCCGCGTACGAGAAGAGCACCGACAACATCATCGGGCTCGTCTACCTGAAGGACCTCGTGGGGCTGCAGACCGAGGGCCAGGGGAGCGAGCCCGTGCGCGGTGCGGTGCGCGAGGCGGTCTACGTGCCGGAGTCGAAACGGGTCGCGGAGCTCCTGCGCGAGATGCAGCAGCAGAAGTTCCACATGGCGATCGTCGTCGACGAGTACGGCGGTACTGCGGGGCTCGTGACGCTCGAGGACCTGCTCGAGGAGATCGTCGGCGAGATCACCGACGAGTACGACGTCGAGGAGCCCCAGGTCGAGCACCTCCCCGACGGCTCGCTGCGCTGCCCGGGCCGCACCCCGATCGACGACGTGAACGAAGAGCTCGACGCGCACCTGCCCGACGACGAGTGGGACACCGTCGGCGGTCTCGTGTTCAACACGCTCGGGCACGTCCCCGAAGAAGGGGAGTGCGTCCTCGTCGACGGGCTCGAGTTCTGCGCCGAGCGCGTGCAGGGCCGGCGCATCGTGTCGGTGCTCGTGCACCGCGTGCGTGCGAGCGACGCAGTGCCCGAATCGCAGCCGTCGTGA